In Salvelinus namaycush isolate Seneca chromosome 36, SaNama_1.0, whole genome shotgun sequence, one DNA window encodes the following:
- the LOC120030543 gene encoding neuropeptide-like protein C4orf48 homolog, whose translation MLHRSMASSGYLKAVMLLLAVQMLSFRPGFSEQETGTVIPAESRPCVDCHAFEFMQRALQDLKKTAFNLDAQTETLVLRAERRALCGCMPTNTLH comes from the exons ATGCTGCACCGCAGTATGGCATCGAGCGGCTATTTGAAAGCGGTGATGCTGCTCTTGGCCGTGCAGATGCTGTCTTTTAGGCCAGGCTTTAGCGAGCAGGAGACAGGGACGGTAATACCTGCCGAAA GTCGTCCCTGTGTGGACTGTCATGCATTTGAATTCATGCAGAGGGCACTGCAAGACCTCAAGAAGACTGCTTTCAACCTCGATGCCCAG ACTGAGACCCTGGTGTTGAGGGCAGAGAGGCGAGCCCTGTGTGGATGCATGCCCACTAATACCCTGCACTGA